One Cervus canadensis isolate Bull #8, Minnesota chromosome 13, ASM1932006v1, whole genome shotgun sequence DNA segment encodes these proteins:
- the DFFA gene encoding DNA fragmentation factor subunit alpha codes for MEVASGVAAPEPGEIRALKQCLLRRNKSREQHGVAASCLEELRDKACDILAIDKSLAPVTLVLAEDGTIVDDDDYFLCLPANTKFVVLAGNEKWTHNSDGGTAWITQESFDRDETDSGVGMKWKNVARQLKEDLSSIILLSEEELQMLIDVPCSELAQELGQSHVAVQGLQNTLQQVLDQREEARQSRQLLELYLRALEKEGGILSKQQESRADLGDERDAVDTGIRENSKITPASQILLALKEKPAPELSLSSQDLELVAREDPKALAIALNWDIKKTEAVQQACDQELSLRLQQVQSLRSLRSISARTSSLPGDMENPKRTRRDPM; via the exons ATGGAGGTGGCCAGCGGCGTTGCAGCTCCGGAACCCGGCGAGATCCGGGCTCTAAAGCAGTGTCTGCTGCGCCGCAACAAAAGCCGGGAACAGCACGGCGTAGCGGCCTCTTGCCTCGAGGAGCTGAGGGATAAGG CTTGTGACATTCTGGCCATTGATAAGTCCCTGGCACCAGTAACCCTAGTCCTGGCAGAAGATGGCACCATAGTGGATGATGATGATTACTTCCTGTGTCTTCCTGCCAATACTAAGTTTGTGGTATTGGCTGGGAATGAGAAGTGGACACACAATTCAG ATGGAGGTACAGCTTGGATTACCCAAGAGTCCTTCGACAGAGATGAAACAGACAGCGGGGTGGGGATGAAGTGGAAAAACGTGGCCAGGCAGCTGAAGGAAGATCTATCCAGCATCATCCTGCTGTCCGAGGAGGAGCTCCAG ATGCTCATTGATGTCCCATGTTCGGAGCTGGCTCAGGAACTCGGCCAAAGTCATGTGGCAGTCCAGGGGCTCCAGAACACCCTCCAGCAAGTTCTTGACCAGAGAGAGGAAGCCCGTCAGTCCAGGCAGCTTCTGGAACTTTACCTCCGGGCTTTGGAGAAGGAAGGTGGCATCTTGTCAAAGCAACAAG AGTCCAGAGCTGACCTCGGAGACGAGAGGGATGCTGTTGACACAGGCATTagagagaactccaaaattacgcCTGCAAGCCAGATCCTCTTGGCGCTGAAGGAGAAACCTGCCCCAGAGCTGAGTTTGTCTAGTCAGGATCTGGAG TTGGTTGCCAGGGAGGACCCTAAAGCACTGGCTATTGCTTTGAACTGGGACATAAAGAAGACAGAAGCCGTTCAACAGGCCTGTGATCAGGAACTTAGCCTACGCCTCCAGCAGGTGCAGAGCTTGCGTTCTCTGAGGAGCATTTCAGCAAGGACGAGTTCGCTGCCTGGAGACATGGAGAACCCCAAACGAACCAGACGAGACCCCATGTAG